The following is a genomic window from Candidatus Xiphinematobacter sp. Idaho Grape.
GTAGCTATTCCTCTTGGACCTCCATCTAGGGCCTCTACAGGTTCATGTTGGACCTCCAGAGGAAGCGTAGCAATTTCTTCAGTTGGAATATATGGGAGATTAGCGAAAACTGCCTCATAACGACGAATTCTATGCATTGGGAGAAGGTCTACTTGTTGAAGTTGAACACGTTCTGCAAGACGGTGTTTTTCTAAATTTTCTGCAGCAAGCATTAAGGCGTTAGGGGAAATATCTGTGGCATCTACGGAGGCCCATGGCAACTCCATAGCCAAAGTTGCAGCAATAACTCCAGAACCGGTCCCAACATCCAAGAGGGCAATTGGCCTATCCAAGTAGAGAAGAGATGGAAGGGCCAATTCTACAAGAAGCTCTGTCTCCTGACGGGGAATCATGGCCCGGCAGTCACAGAAGAACTGACGTCCATAAAACTCCGAGGTGCCCAGGAGATACTGAAGAGGACAGTGTTCTGCTCGAGAATGCACTAGCTCCCACAGGAGCCTGCATTCTGCTTCCTTCATGTGCTGACTAAATTCCAGATAGAGCTCAAGGCGTTTTTTTCCGAGGATATAGGCAAGAAGATATTCTGCATTGAGCTGAGGATCTTCCACTCCGTACTTGGCCAAATAGCGCGAACTAGAGGTAAGCGTGTCCAAAATGGTCATCTAATTGTGGTGAAGAATTGGTCCAAAGCTCTGCTTAACTCTTTCCTCAAGGTCTCGATTCTGGAGTGCTTCAATAAGCTCATGAATTTCCCCTTCGATAAAGCGGTCGAGACTATAGAGAGTGAGGCCGATGCGATGGTCAGTGACGCGATTTTGAGGAAAGTTATAAGTGCGTATTTTTTCCCCACGACCTCCACTACCAATGAGGTTTTTACGATGGGCGGAGTACTTTTTTTCCTCTTCTCGCCGCTTTTCTTCCAGGAGGCGGCTACGGAGAATTTGGAGTGCTCGTTCCTTATTCTGTTGTTGGCTGCGGCCATCTTGACAGCGGACAATTTTTCCGGTAGGGACGTGGAGTACTTGGACGGCAGAATCGGTGGTGTTCACACCTTGTCCTCCAGGACCGCCTGCCCGGCAGACCTCAATGCGTAGGTCTTGAGGGAAAATATCAATGTCGATTTCTTGTGCCTCTGGAAGTACTGCTACTGTCGCTGTGGAAGTGTGGATGCGTCCTTGGGTTTCAGTGGCAGGCACACGCTGCACACGATGAACCCCACTTTCATAGCGCAATCGGCGAAAGACTACCTCACCTGACATTTTAAAGGTAACCTCCTTGAGGCCACCTAGTTCGCTCTCGCTGACGTCCATAGTTTCTGTCTTTAGCTCATTGGCTTCAGAGTATCGACAGTACATACGGTATAGGTCGGCAGCGAAAAGAGTAGCCTCTAACCCGCCGGTTCCAGCACGGATCTCTATGATGGCGTCACGGCCTTCACCAACAGCTGGTGGAAGAAGACCGATCCGGACTTCCCGTTCGAGGTATTCCTTGTCGGATTCTAATACAGCAATTTCAGCAAGCGCTAGTTCAGCTATTTCTCGATCAGTGCCATCCGCAAATTCCCGATCTTCTGCAATGCGCCTGCGGGTATCCAGCAAGGCTTTCCAGGTCTTTACAAGATGCTTAGTGCAGGCGTGTTCACGCAAAATCTGACGTGCGTAGGCAACATTACTGAAAAATCCCGACTTTCCCAATTCATGTTCCAATTCAGTAAGTCGGGAGATTTTTTTTTCAATTAGCTGGGAAAGATCCATTAATTAAGTGCAGCGCGCGGGTGGAGAAGCGCCACGCTGGAGAAGCTGAGGGGAGAGTTTTCCCTACACACCGCAGCAAAAGCTGCTTCAGAGATGGATTTGAGCTAAGCCGAAACCCTCTTAGGTCTAGCAGGGCGAGAAGTGTGCAGGCTGCCATAACGGCGAGCAAATCTTTCCACACGCCCCGCGGTGTCTACAAACCTCTGTTCTCCGGTAAAGAGTGGGTGACATGCAGCACAGATCCCAACTTTAACATTCCTCCTGGTGGAGCGGGTGCGATACACTGCTCCACAGGCGCAGGAAATTTCTGTCATTTCATATCCAGGGTGAGTATCTTTCTTCATAGCTGAAGGGGGAAGTCCATAGGCCAATTTGGGATATACGTCAAAGCAAATTGGACAATTAATCTGGAGTTCAGGTGCACTGCTCATTCCACTCATTCCAGTGGTAAGAGAGTGCCGTACCGTAAAATTGTACATATCGCCGCAGACAGTAGGTAGAAAACGGACCCCACATGGCTCCGCGCAGACTGCTGGACTTTCGTTTGAGGAAAGAGGTCTTTTTTCAACTTAGAATTGTCCCTCCAGCCAAAACACAGGTGTTCCAGGAGAACAGATTCACCAGATCAGGAATGGAACTTTTTGCAACCGGGAGGTCCTCCCTACTCCCTAGAACGGAGAAAGATTGGAGGATAAGAACAATCAGCAGAAATTGCTATAGAGGCCCGCAGGTAAGGGAGGTAGGCTTATAGGTCGTCGCGGTAAGGTTTATATTCCCTCCTAGGCAAAATTCCAGCTGCTGGCCTTTCCTTATTTGATGCTTTGGATAAACGGAAGGGTTTTCTAGAAGCAAGAAAGGAAACGTTAGTGGTTACTCCAGCCGAAGTCGCTGAGATTTGTGGTGGGAAAAACATACACAGATGAAACGCGCTTTACTGCCCTGCCTATTTCTGACACATTCCGGGGATGGGGTGCAAGGGGCCAGGCCGTGTCTGTCTCGGTGCTCCTCATGTAAAGCTTTCTATCTCTGGGTCTCTGTATGTCATGGTTCGTTGTTTTATCCATCGACGCCGACGCTTTTCCTTCGTTTCCACATATCATATTGACTGAAAGATCCTCCGATAAATGGGAAAGAGCCTCGTTATTGCAGAAAAACCCAGCGTTGCAACTAGCCTAGCACGTGTACTTGGGAAGTTATCTAAAAAAGGCGATTACTTTGAGAACGAGCAGTATGTGATTACATCTGCTATCGGCCATCTTGTTGAGCTTTGTTTACCAAATGAGACAGACAAAAAAAACAGGAAATGGGATTTTTCTAACCTTCCTATTATTCCCTCCAGCTTTGGGCTGAAGCCGATTAAAAAGACGGTAGGCCGTTTTCAACTAATTTGTAAATTACTTCATCGCCAAGACGTTGTAGAAGTTATCAATGCCTGTGATGCTGGACGTGAAGGGGAGCTCGTTTTTCGCTACCTCATGCGGCTTGCTAAAAATCACAAGCCAACTCGCAGACTTTGGCTACAATCCATGACCGGTGAGGCAATTCGTGCAGGATTCCAAAACTTACGGCGGGAAAAGGATGTCTTTCCGCTAGGAGAGGCAGCTATTTGCCGTTCTGAGGGCGATTGGCTAGTGGGCATTAACGGAACACGTGCAATGACAGTCTTTAACTCCGGATCTGGGAGGTTTCGACTTACACCAGTAGGGCGTGTACAAACACCTACGCTTAGCATTCTGGTAGAGCGAGAGGAAAAAATCCACTCCTTTACACCGCGTGCCTATTTTGAAATCCTGGCCAATTTCAGTTGTAAAGAGGAAGAATACTGGGGACGATGGTTCGATCCCCTCTTTCAAAGAGGCGGCGATGAAGACGATCGCGCAGAGAGACTGTGGGACAGAAAAAAGGCGGAGGCTATTCAGGCTAAGTGTCAAGGCGGACAAGGAATTGCAGTTGAGGAAAAAAAGGAATCTTCGCAAAGTGCTCCCCTACTCTATGATCTCACCTCCCTTCAAAAAGAAGCAAATATCCGCCATTCTCTTAGTGCGCGTAGAACGCTTCAAATTGTGCAGACACTTTACGAGCGCCATAAGGCTTTGACTTACCCAAGGACAGATTCTAGGTACTTGCCGGAAGACTATCTTCCAGTCGTACGTTCCGCTTTAGAGTCTATCAAGGAAGGAAAGTTACACGTTTATGCTAAAAAAGCGTTGGCCCAAGATTGGGTCAAACCAATTAAGCGTGTCTTTGATAATGCAAAAGTGACCGACCACCACGCTATTATCCCTACTGGGGTAACACCTAGAAATTTAGACGAGATGGAAACAAGAGTTTATGACATGATTAGACGTCGGTTGGTTGCAGCTTTTTATCCTGCTGCCCAGTTCCAATTAACTACTCGTACTACCACCGTGGAAGGGGAAAGTTTTCAGAGCGAAGGAAAAACCCCCATCGATTTGGGATGGCTTTCTGTCTATGGCAAACAGCTCCCTAGCCAGGAAGTGCTTGCGCCGATACATGCAGGAACGCTTTTAGCTACGAAAATGGAAGTGGTTGAACACCAAACCAAACCGCCAGCTCGTTATTCGGAAGCCACATTGCTCTCCGCCATGGAAGGCGCCGGAAAATTGCTTGAGGAAGAGGCATTACGAGAGGCCATGCATCAACGTGGTTTGGGAACTCCTGCTACACGAGCACAGATTATTGAAGGATTGGTGACTGATGGCTACGTAACGCGCCAGGGACGCAGGCTGATAGCTACTGCTAAAGGTATAATGCTGATGACCTTATTACGCGATATTGGAATCCAGGACCTATGTTTCCCAGAACTTACAGGAGAATGGGAGTATAAGCTCAAACGCATAGAAGCGGACCAATTTGATCGTGACGCCTTCATGGGGGAGATACGCCGATTTGCAGAAAAAATTGTGGAGAAGACGAGAAGATTTTTTGAACTTTCTTCGAAAAAAAACTGTCAAGATCTAGAAGCTCGATGCCCCAAATGCCACGCTACGAGTTTTTCGGAATCCTTTCACACTTACGAGTGCAAAAGCTGCGGGCTTTTGTTCTGGAAAAACGTTGCTGGAAGACAATTCACTCCTGAAGAAATCCGTGGCCTACTTGAAACAGGATCCATTGGTCCCCTGGAGGGATTTCGCAGCAAAAATGGGAATTCCTTCGTAGCTAAAATCAAGCTAGATAACGCCTTCAAGGTAAGTTTTGATTTTGGA
Proteins encoded in this region:
- the prmC gene encoding peptide chain release factor N(5)-glutamine methyltransferase, which translates into the protein MTILDTLTSSSRYLAKYGVEDPQLNAEYLLAYILGKKRLELYLEFSQHMKEAECRLLWELVHSRAEHCPLQYLLGTSEFYGRQFFCDCRAMIPRQETELLVELALPSLLYLDRPIALLDVGTGSGVIAATLAMELPWASVDATDISPNALMLAAENLEKHRLAERVQLQQVDLLPMHRIRRYEAVFANLPYIPTEEIATLPLEVQHEPVEALDGGPRGIATIERLIEAAATCLHPGGWLWLEIGSRQKEVTISFLRKSGFGEINVHRDYNKFPRFVSARK
- the prfA gene encoding peptide chain release factor 1, coding for MDLSQLIEKKISRLTELEHELGKSGFFSNVAYARQILREHACTKHLVKTWKALLDTRRRIAEDREFADGTDREIAELALAEIAVLESDKEYLEREVRIGLLPPAVGEGRDAIIEIRAGTGGLEATLFAADLYRMYCRYSEANELKTETMDVSESELGGLKEVTFKMSGEVVFRRLRYESGVHRVQRVPATETQGRIHTSTATVAVLPEAQEIDIDIFPQDLRIEVCRAGGPGGQGVNTTDSAVQVLHVPTGKIVRCQDGRSQQQNKERALQILRSRLLEEKRREEEKKYSAHRKNLIGSGGRGEKIRTYNFPQNRVTDHRIGLTLYSLDRFIEGEIHELIEALQNRDLEERVKQSFGPILHHN
- the rpmE gene encoding 50S ribosomal protein L31, yielding MKKDTHPGYEMTEISCACGAVYRTRSTRRNVKVGICAACHPLFTGEQRFVDTAGRVERFARRYGSLHTSRPARPKRVSA
- a CDS encoding DNA topoisomerase III, whose amino-acid sequence is MGKSLVIAEKPSVATSLARVLGKLSKKGDYFENEQYVITSAIGHLVELCLPNETDKKNRKWDFSNLPIIPSSFGLKPIKKTVGRFQLICKLLHRQDVVEVINACDAGREGELVFRYLMRLAKNHKPTRRLWLQSMTGEAIRAGFQNLRREKDVFPLGEAAICRSEGDWLVGINGTRAMTVFNSGSGRFRLTPVGRVQTPTLSILVEREEKIHSFTPRAYFEILANFSCKEEEYWGRWFDPLFQRGGDEDDRAERLWDRKKAEAIQAKCQGGQGIAVEEKKESSQSAPLLYDLTSLQKEANIRHSLSARRTLQIVQTLYERHKALTYPRTDSRYLPEDYLPVVRSALESIKEGKLHVYAKKALAQDWVKPIKRVFDNAKVTDHHAIIPTGVTPRNLDEMETRVYDMIRRRLVAAFYPAAQFQLTTRTTTVEGESFQSEGKTPIDLGWLSVYGKQLPSQEVLAPIHAGTLLATKMEVVEHQTKPPARYSEATLLSAMEGAGKLLEEEALREAMHQRGLGTPATRAQIIEGLVTDGYVTRQGRRLIATAKGIMLMTLLRDIGIQDLCFPELTGEWEYKLKRIEADQFDRDAFMGEIRRFAEKIVEKTRRFFELSSKKNCQDLEARCPKCHATSFSESFHTYECKSCGLLFWKNVAGRQFTPEEIRGLLETGSIGPLEGFRSKNGNSFVAKIKLDNAFKVSFDFGDSYSEMERKQAILSSTSIVGSCPVCHEGKVYDTGFSYCCNRMLAKECTLNIGKVILQKEIPQDQMIKVLQTGKTDLISQFVSRKGRRFSAYLILKNGKVKFEFLERQRDA